In a single window of the Micromonospora sp. WMMD1155 genome:
- a CDS encoding glycosyltransferase, with protein sequence MGRDPVPARPGTDSVSVAEFGKPAVLSYTFTRRSEALAGALGKRGTALLHAHFGVEGVYAVPTAKALGVPLVTTLHGFDVTVSRTKMMTSKKPSWMNYVTWRQSLFSEGAVFICVSEHIRRRAVEWGYPAEKCHVLPIGVDVDAIEPSGPVETPRILHVARLVEKKGTQYLLRAFAEVRKAVPAAELVLIGEGPLRDSLGALAREVGVEAGVRFLGAQKHSDTLRWLSRSTLLCLPSVTAQDGDQEGLGMVLLEAAASGKPVVGTHHGGIPEAVTDGANGFLVPERDATALADRLIELLRDQDLCDRFGKVGRQNVEDRFNLSRQTGKLESLYRDLL encoded by the coding sequence GTGGGCCGCGACCCGGTCCCGGCCCGACCGGGAACTGATTCGGTAAGCGTCGCCGAGTTCGGCAAACCCGCTGTCCTGTCGTACACGTTCACCCGCCGCTCGGAGGCACTCGCCGGTGCCCTCGGGAAGCGGGGCACCGCACTGCTGCACGCCCACTTCGGCGTGGAGGGGGTGTACGCCGTCCCCACCGCGAAGGCGCTGGGAGTGCCACTGGTCACCACCCTGCACGGCTTCGACGTGACGGTCAGTCGGACGAAGATGATGACGTCGAAGAAGCCCTCGTGGATGAACTACGTGACCTGGCGTCAGTCCCTCTTCTCCGAGGGTGCCGTGTTCATCTGTGTGTCCGAGCACATCCGTCGGCGCGCGGTGGAGTGGGGTTACCCCGCCGAGAAGTGTCACGTTCTGCCCATCGGGGTGGACGTGGACGCCATCGAACCGTCCGGTCCCGTGGAGACGCCCCGGATCCTGCACGTCGCGCGGTTGGTGGAGAAGAAGGGGACGCAGTACCTGCTGCGGGCGTTCGCCGAGGTGCGCAAGGCCGTTCCCGCCGCCGAGCTGGTACTGATCGGCGAGGGGCCGCTACGCGACTCCCTCGGTGCGCTCGCCCGGGAGGTCGGGGTCGAGGCCGGCGTGCGTTTCCTGGGCGCGCAGAAACACAGTGACACCCTCCGCTGGCTGAGCCGGTCGACGCTGCTGTGCCTGCCGAGCGTGACGGCCCAGGACGGTGACCAGGAAGGTCTGGGGATGGTCCTGTTGGAGGCGGCCGCCTCCGGCAAACCCGTGGTCGGAACCCACCACGGCGGCATCCCCGAGGCGGTCACGGACGGGGCGAACGGCTTCCTGGTGCCCGAACGAGACGCCACCGCGCTCGCGGACCGGCTGATCGAGCTACTACGCGACCAGGACCTCTGTGACAGGTTCGGCAAGGTGGGACGGCAGAACGTCGAAGACCGGTTCAACCTGAGCCGACAGACCGGCAAACTCGAATCGTTGTATAGGGACCTGCTGTGA
- a CDS encoding glycosyltransferase family 4 protein translates to MIESILIHSRSTPHHHTGGMETLAWRLAAEWALHVPRVQIVTTAIPGRSGTFTEDGVQVTPLAGTRPGRYSHAWWEESRAHWVATSAAPSVVFSVSAGSYAVVRERAQHPRTPFVLQVHGTSAMELGSKLRAPTARSLAGTPKNALGLVRDLARYRDFDRLVAVGENVVESLTAAPQNWSASPDKVRLIPNGVRAEDHAFDGVARDRIRRELGVDEETVLVGCVGRLHVQKRVDRALQAAAILRDRGLGSRFRFVVVGDGPDEGRLQGLVRKLQLEEMVRFTGRVDADVVRDYYSAADVSLLTTARLEGLPMAVLEALASGLPCVVTAGSIRSEALSRVLHEVDTADSDALADVVQKVTAERGPRVNLLPPTFLLDHCARDYLADFAQLITQRQA, encoded by the coding sequence GTGATCGAGTCGATTCTCATCCATTCCCGGTCGACGCCGCACCACCACACCGGTGGAATGGAGACCCTCGCCTGGCGGCTGGCCGCCGAATGGGCATTGCACGTACCGCGGGTGCAGATCGTCACCACCGCGATCCCCGGCCGTTCCGGCACCTTCACCGAGGACGGCGTGCAGGTGACGCCGTTGGCCGGCACCCGGCCCGGCCGCTACTCCCATGCCTGGTGGGAGGAGTCCCGGGCGCACTGGGTGGCGACGAGCGCGGCCCCGAGCGTGGTCTTCTCGGTGAGCGCCGGCTCCTACGCGGTGGTCCGCGAGCGGGCCCAGCACCCTCGTACGCCGTTCGTGCTCCAGGTACACGGTACGTCCGCCATGGAGTTGGGCTCGAAGCTGCGGGCACCGACCGCGCGCTCCCTGGCCGGCACGCCCAAGAACGCCCTCGGCCTGGTGCGCGACCTGGCCCGCTACCGCGACTTCGACCGCCTCGTCGCGGTCGGCGAGAACGTGGTCGAGTCGCTGACGGCAGCACCGCAGAACTGGTCCGCCTCGCCCGACAAGGTGCGTCTGATCCCCAACGGCGTCCGAGCCGAGGATCACGCGTTCGACGGCGTCGCCCGGGACCGGATCCGGCGCGAGCTGGGAGTCGACGAGGAGACCGTGCTGGTCGGCTGCGTGGGCCGCCTGCACGTGCAGAAGAGGGTGGATCGGGCGCTGCAGGCGGCGGCGATCCTGCGCGACCGCGGCCTCGGCAGCCGGTTCCGCTTCGTGGTCGTCGGCGACGGCCCGGACGAGGGGCGGTTGCAGGGTCTGGTCCGCAAGCTCCAGTTGGAGGAGATGGTCCGGTTCACCGGACGCGTCGACGCGGACGTGGTGCGCGACTACTACTCCGCGGCGGACGTGTCACTGCTCACCACGGCACGTCTGGAAGGGCTCCCGATGGCGGTTCTGGAGGCGTTGGCCTCCGGCCTGCCGTGCGTCGTCACCGCCGGTTCGATCCGATCCGAGGCGCTGAGCCGGGTGTTGCACGAAGTCGACACGGCTGACTCCGACGCGCTCGCCGACGTGGTGCAGAAGGTGACGGCGGAGCGGGGGCCGCGCGTCAACCTGCTTCCGCCCACCTTCCTTCTCGACCACTGCGCACGGGACTACCTCGCCGACTTCGCGCAGCTGATCACACAGCGTCAGGCCTGA
- a CDS encoding lipid II flippase MurJ, with the protein MGKVFFRLVLGGIAGKILGLLREVLLAALFGAGRVVAANRIALTATLIPINFFTADALSAGFLPLYVQYRQERPSMAQVLYRAVHLLLGVFSVVLAVALIFGRDLWVGLLGPGLDPHTADIAATMLGIAALGVPFYVLYNLYTLVGLANDDVRLINLRPSCQSIGLILATVIAWMTGHVSVLAWGFTLPYIVLWCVGSYWLRRQGYLREADGSGPHRPDRTATKLALRMFWRRLRPLLLIPVILQGSIGVERAVGSLLGVEVVAATEYARFVVDSVMALLAAPLGLAGLASFARMKTHEVGDGLRRLIPPVILVAIPLALVLSLNSRGIVTLLYARGEFDSRAVDVSSVLLLGFALGIWAHVLGYTFVKVLNARGANFKVAIVMAVSFGVPIAFNLLLYKHWGAFTIGAASSLSGILMFLISARLLSVLGFSMRLIAIALPGAAAAAVAGYLLAGSGLLHLVASCVAILLVWIGYVAAVPQLRRTFLSFVLKKLGRGVDETPQDDLVAIK; encoded by the coding sequence ATGGGCAAGGTCTTCTTCCGTCTGGTTCTCGGTGGCATCGCCGGGAAGATCCTCGGCCTGCTCCGCGAGGTCCTGTTGGCCGCGCTCTTCGGAGCGGGGCGGGTGGTCGCTGCCAACCGCATCGCGTTGACGGCGACGTTGATCCCGATCAACTTCTTCACCGCCGACGCGCTCTCCGCCGGGTTCCTGCCGCTCTACGTGCAGTACCGCCAGGAGCGGCCCTCGATGGCGCAGGTGCTCTATCGCGCCGTGCACCTGCTGCTGGGTGTGTTCTCCGTGGTCCTGGCGGTGGCGCTCATCTTCGGTCGGGACCTGTGGGTGGGGCTGCTCGGACCGGGCCTCGACCCCCACACGGCGGACATCGCCGCGACGATGCTCGGCATCGCCGCGCTGGGCGTACCGTTCTATGTTCTCTACAACCTGTACACCCTGGTCGGCCTCGCCAACGACGACGTCAGACTGATCAACCTGCGCCCCTCGTGCCAGAGCATCGGGCTGATCCTCGCCACGGTCATCGCCTGGATGACCGGCCACGTGTCGGTGCTGGCCTGGGGGTTCACCCTCCCGTACATCGTGCTGTGGTGTGTGGGCAGCTACTGGCTTCGACGTCAGGGCTATCTGCGCGAGGCTGACGGGTCGGGTCCCCACCGCCCGGACCGGACCGCCACCAAGCTGGCTCTGCGGATGTTCTGGCGACGGCTGCGGCCGTTGCTGCTGATTCCGGTGATCCTCCAGGGGTCGATCGGCGTCGAGCGGGCCGTCGGGTCGCTGCTCGGTGTGGAGGTGGTCGCGGCCACCGAGTACGCACGGTTCGTGGTCGACTCGGTGATGGCCCTGCTCGCCGCGCCGCTGGGCCTGGCCGGCCTGGCCTCGTTCGCCCGCATGAAGACGCACGAGGTGGGTGACGGGCTCCGCCGCCTGATCCCACCGGTGATCCTGGTGGCCATCCCCCTCGCCCTGGTCCTCTCTCTCAACAGCAGGGGAATCGTCACCCTGCTGTACGCCCGGGGCGAGTTCGACAGCCGAGCGGTGGACGTCTCCTCGGTGCTGTTGCTGGGCTTCGCGCTCGGGATCTGGGCGCACGTGCTCGGCTACACCTTCGTGAAGGTGTTGAACGCCCGGGGGGCGAACTTCAAGGTCGCGATCGTGATGGCGGTCTCCTTCGGCGTTCCGATCGCCTTCAACCTGCTGCTGTACAAGCACTGGGGTGCTTTCACGATCGGCGCCGCTTCATCCCTCAGCGGCATCCTGATGTTCCTCATCTCGGCCCGGTTGCTGTCGGTACTGGGCTTCAGCATGCGGCTGATCGCGATCGCGCTGCCCGGTGCGGCTGCCGCGGCCGTCGCCGGATATCTGTTGGCCGGCTCCGGGCTGCTGCACCTCGTCGCATCGTGCGTGGCGATCCTGCTGGTCTGGATCGGCTACGTGGCGGCCGTGCCCCAGCTGCGCCGTACGTTCCTGTCGTTCGTCCTGAAGAAGCTCGGTCGCGGAGTCGACGAGACTCCGCAGGACGACCTGGTGGCGATCAAATGA
- a CDS encoding acyltransferase translates to MTGQAGLMTGVEGAPDRPAPPPSATPDVTASAPAQRARGDRLYILDLLRFCAAIAVLGFHVFVDNDNRGAWGRNVVEIFGEPVVTVFRYGWMGVEFFFVISGFVICMSCWGRSVADFAISRVTRLMPAYVFAVLATSAALTLWPLENGPPQPSHVLINATMLQTFLGIPNIDSVYWTLFVELKFYLLFAVVVWFGLTYKRGVLFCVLWMTAALYAEYSQVKPLIQFVEAGFAPYFVAGIALYLIYRFGPNLVAWGILGTSMVIGLITLGRRVDGQNADQPVVSFEVALPVMFLFFALMVAVALGWFSWFTWRGLTVIGALTYPVYLLHMQFSRIVVIRFHDSVTPWLLVTAFVAGVLLLAYLTNRFVERPLAAMLRRQLRKGFAEISTKSASGTSADRRTANSDHYGGSDSSGAASPVA, encoded by the coding sequence ATGACTGGGCAGGCCGGTTTGATGACCGGGGTGGAGGGAGCGCCGGACCGTCCGGCCCCACCGCCCTCGGCTACCCCCGACGTGACGGCCTCCGCGCCTGCGCAGCGCGCACGCGGCGACCGCCTCTACATCCTCGACCTGCTGCGCTTCTGCGCCGCCATCGCGGTACTCGGCTTCCACGTGTTCGTCGACAACGACAACCGCGGTGCCTGGGGTAGGAACGTGGTCGAGATCTTCGGTGAGCCGGTCGTCACCGTGTTCCGGTACGGCTGGATGGGTGTGGAGTTCTTCTTCGTCATCAGCGGGTTCGTGATCTGTATGAGCTGCTGGGGTCGGTCCGTTGCCGACTTCGCGATCTCGCGGGTCACCCGCCTCATGCCCGCATACGTCTTCGCGGTACTGGCCACCTCGGCGGCCCTCACGCTGTGGCCGCTCGAGAACGGTCCCCCGCAGCCGTCACACGTCCTCATCAACGCGACGATGCTGCAGACCTTCCTCGGCATACCGAACATCGACTCGGTCTACTGGACCCTCTTCGTCGAGCTGAAGTTCTACCTCCTCTTCGCTGTCGTCGTGTGGTTCGGGCTGACCTACAAGCGGGGCGTGCTCTTCTGCGTGTTGTGGATGACCGCCGCCCTCTACGCCGAGTACTCGCAGGTCAAGCCCCTGATCCAGTTTGTCGAGGCAGGCTTCGCCCCGTATTTCGTCGCCGGTATCGCGCTATACCTGATCTATCGGTTCGGTCCGAACCTGGTGGCCTGGGGAATTCTCGGCACGTCGATGGTGATCGGTCTGATCACCCTCGGGCGCCGGGTGGATGGACAGAACGCCGACCAGCCCGTCGTGTCGTTCGAGGTCGCGCTTCCCGTGATGTTCCTGTTCTTCGCCCTGATGGTGGCGGTGGCGCTGGGCTGGTTCTCCTGGTTCACGTGGCGCGGCCTGACTGTCATCGGGGCGCTGACCTATCCGGTGTACCTGCTGCACATGCAGTTCAGCCGGATCGTGGTTATCCGGTTCCACGACTCGGTGACGCCATGGCTGTTGGTTACCGCTTTCGTGGCCGGGGTGCTTCTGCTCGCGTACCTGACGAACCGGTTCGTGGAACGGCCACTCGCCGCGATGCTCCGCCGACAGTTGCGCAAGGGTTTCGCGGAGATCAGTACGAAATCGGCGAGCGGAACCTCCGCCGATCGCCGGACGGCGAACAGTGATCACTATGGCGGCTCGGATTCGTCGGGCGCCGCAAGTCCCGTGGCATGA
- a CDS encoding glycosyltransferase, with product MVDNLSAIPQAGATGPLDALASARVALVHEWFGATGGSENVFRQISNLLPDAERFVLWKDHDAVEPNLRESWMARTPLRRTKAGALPVMPLVWRTLSQERFDLVISSSHAFAHTVRLGTSESTRYLSYVHSPARYIWSPDFDGRGSNPMLTLPRRVLQTADVRLSRHVNSYAANSEEVRARIARFWRRDAVVINPPVDVDYFAAAPAADQSQSRDYLLGVGRWIPYKNFDLIIQIAEEAGLPVVIAGSGPEEAALRRAAERVRVPVTFEVRPSKERLRQLYWGARALLFPVHEDFGIIPVEAQACGTPVVGLRRGGLLETVVDGETGFLIDSREPRSFVPLVHRLTELSQDRVRSHANGFSEQQFAARMTAWIADAGV from the coding sequence GTGGTAGACAACCTTTCCGCGATCCCCCAAGCCGGCGCGACAGGCCCACTCGACGCCCTGGCGAGCGCCCGTGTCGCGCTCGTCCACGAGTGGTTCGGGGCGACCGGCGGTTCGGAGAACGTCTTCCGACAGATCAGCAACCTGCTGCCGGATGCCGAGCGTTTCGTGCTCTGGAAGGACCACGACGCCGTCGAGCCCAACCTGCGGGAGTCGTGGATGGCGCGGACACCGCTGCGCCGGACGAAGGCAGGGGCGCTGCCGGTGATGCCACTGGTGTGGCGGACCCTCAGCCAGGAGCGGTTCGACCTGGTGATCTCGTCCAGCCACGCGTTCGCGCACACCGTCCGGCTCGGTACGTCGGAGAGCACCCGCTACCTCAGCTACGTGCACTCCCCCGCGCGGTACATCTGGAGCCCGGACTTCGACGGGCGTGGCTCCAACCCGATGCTGACGTTGCCGCGACGCGTGTTGCAGACCGCCGACGTCCGGCTCAGCCGTCATGTGAACAGCTATGCCGCGAACTCGGAGGAGGTGCGGGCCCGCATCGCCCGTTTCTGGCGCAGGGACGCGGTCGTCATCAACCCGCCGGTGGACGTCGACTACTTCGCGGCCGCGCCGGCTGCGGACCAGAGCCAGTCGCGCGACTACCTGCTCGGGGTGGGGCGGTGGATCCCGTACAAGAACTTCGACCTGATCATCCAGATCGCCGAGGAGGCCGGGCTGCCGGTGGTGATCGCCGGTTCCGGTCCGGAAGAGGCCGCTCTGCGACGTGCGGCCGAGCGGGTCAGGGTGCCGGTGACGTTCGAGGTGCGTCCGTCGAAGGAGCGTCTGCGCCAGCTCTACTGGGGTGCGAGGGCGCTGTTGTTCCCCGTGCACGAGGACTTCGGCATCATCCCGGTCGAGGCTCAGGCGTGCGGGACCCCGGTCGTGGGTCTGCGCCGAGGTGGCCTGCTGGAGACCGTCGTCGACGGGGAGACCGGCTTCCTCATCGACTCCCGGGAGCCGCGTAGCTTCGTTCCGCTGGTGCACCGGTTGACGGAGCTGTCGCAGGACCGTGTCCGGTCACACGCCAACGGGTTCTCGGAACAGCAGTTCGCGGCGCGGATGACGGCCTGGATCGCCGACGCCGGAGTCTGA
- a CDS encoding MurR/RpiR family transcriptional regulator: protein MNEGAVEAPADRVLDLFQGVRLTPTQRRIAHCLVQHAPAVAYLSAAEVADLAGVSQPSVTRFAVALGHDGYPALRRRLRDLTAGTPGGSTDAGNELQQAVRAEMGNLDRLAGQLADRDRIAETGRLLAESRPLPVLGLRAAAPLAAYFAYFAAKVHPDVRVLDDGGSLLTDRLEQAAEAGASALLAFVLPRYPRETLDALRDARAAGLTVVAITDSPVSPATEHAHVVLPAAVGAQLVFDLHTAPMTLAMVLLQAICDAAPADTQRRLEAFEASAARRQLFLR, encoded by the coding sequence ATGAATGAAGGAGCTGTCGAGGCACCCGCTGACCGGGTGCTCGACCTGTTCCAGGGTGTGCGGCTCACCCCCACGCAGCGCCGGATCGCGCACTGCCTCGTGCAGCACGCCCCCGCCGTGGCGTACCTGTCGGCCGCCGAGGTCGCCGATCTCGCCGGGGTCAGCCAGCCGTCGGTCACCCGGTTCGCCGTCGCGCTCGGGCACGACGGTTACCCGGCCCTACGCCGTCGGCTGCGTGATCTCACCGCCGGGACACCCGGCGGGTCGACGGACGCCGGCAACGAACTCCAGCAGGCGGTACGCGCGGAGATGGGCAACCTGGACCGGCTCGCCGGTCAGCTCGCCGACCGGGACCGGATCGCCGAGACCGGGCGGCTGCTCGCCGAGAGCCGCCCGCTGCCGGTGCTCGGTCTGCGTGCCGCCGCGCCGCTGGCCGCGTACTTCGCCTATTTCGCGGCGAAGGTGCACCCGGACGTCCGCGTGCTCGACGACGGCGGCAGCCTGCTCACCGACCGGCTGGAGCAGGCGGCCGAGGCCGGAGCGTCCGCCCTGCTGGCGTTCGTCCTGCCCCGCTATCCCCGGGAGACCCTGGACGCGCTGCGTGACGCGCGCGCCGCCGGGCTGACCGTGGTGGCGATCACCGACTCACCGGTCAGCCCGGCCACCGAGCACGCCCACGTGGTGCTGCCCGCCGCGGTCGGCGCGCAGCTCGTGTTCGACCTGCACACCGCACCGATGACCCTGGCCATGGTGCTGTTGCAGGCGATCTGCGACGCCGCGCCGGCCGACACCCAACGCCGGCTGGAGGCGTTCGAAGCCTCCGCGGCCCGCCGACAGTTGTTCCTCAGATGA